Proteins from one Triticum aestivum cultivar Chinese Spring chromosome 7A, IWGSC CS RefSeq v2.1, whole genome shotgun sequence genomic window:
- the LOC123152093 gene encoding probable protein S-acyltransferase 7 isoform X1 yields MEGRMQGKVQQLSDSNRRIMEADAAPPRRVYQAWKGSNIFFLGGRLIFGPDVRSLIATVCLIVIPVIIFAAVVSPQLAHGYQNQIGGWVASVSIIFTAYILVLLLLTSGRDPGIVPRNSHPPEPEDIGESSNLSDWPGGQHGSAGLPLTKDVIVNGVLVKVKYCHTCMLYRPPRCSHCSICNNCVERFDHHCPWVGQCIGKRNYRFFLMFVSSATVLCIYVFTFCWVNIGKIMDTHECTFGRAILKSPISAILMLYTFVAVWFVGGLTSFHLYLISTNQTTYENFRYRYDRRSNPYNRGLVQNFIEILCSRIPSSRNNFRAKANEDSAAFASTLSMGWVLSPPKMSVDLEMGTKRQAVGAEDMEDLHSQIGSSMGLERCGTEPPHFVGRKGCSEIASDIETFAEEFGMDNKFTERKKTVRHTNDNP; encoded by the exons ATGGAGGGGAGGATGCAGGGGAAGGTGCAGCAGCTGTCCGACTCCAACCGTCGGATCATGGAGGCCGATGCGGCGCCGCCGCGGCGCGTGTACCAGGCGTGGAAAGGGAGCAAT ATATTTTTTCTTGGAGGGAGACTTATTTTTGGGCCTGATGTGAGGTCACTCATAGCCACAGTATGTTTAATTGTCATCCCAGTGATCATCTTTGCTGCCGTTGTTTCTCCACAGCTTGCCCATGGGTACCAAAATCAAATTGGAGGTTGGGTGGCATCTGTATCTATCATCTTTACAGCATAT ATTCTCGTTCTTCTGCTTCTCACGTCTGGACGTGATCCTGGAATTGTTCCGCGTAATTCTCATCCTCCGGAACCAGAAGACATTGGTGAATCCTCCAACTTATCAGATTGGCCAGGTGGTCAACATGGCTCAGCTGGTTTACCACTCACCAAGGACGTTATTGTCAATGGTGTTTTAGTTAAGGTCAAATATTGCCATACATGTATGCTTTATCGTCCACCAAGGTGCTCCCATTGCTCAATCTGCAATAACTGTGTCGAACGTTTTGATCACCactgtccttgggtagggcagtgtATTGGAAAG AGAAACTACCGCTTCTTCCTTATGTTTGTATCTTCAGCAACTGTGCTATGCATATACGTGTTCACATTCTGCTGGGTCAACATCGGGAAAATAATGGACACCCATGAGTGCACATTTGGTAGAGCTATCTTGAAGTCGCCCATCTCCGCCATTCTCATGTTATACACATTCGTTGCTGTGTGGTTTGTCGGAGGATTGACCTCATTCCACCTCTACTTGATTTCCACCAATCAG ACTACTTATGAGAACTTCCGGTACCGCTACGATAGGAGAAGCAATCCTTACAACCGTGGGCTGGTCCAAAATTTCATCGAGATCCTATGCTCAAGGATTCCCAGCTCCAGAAACAATTTCAGGGCTAAAGCTAACGAGGATTCTGCAGCCTTCGCCTCAACACTTAGCATGGGGTGGGTCCTAAGCCCGCCGAAGATGAGCGTGGACCTTGAGATGGGCACGAAGAGGCAAGCTGTGGGTGCAGAAGACATGGAGGACTTACACAGCCAGATTGGCAGTTCTATGGGGCTTGAGCGATGCGGCACAGAACCCCCACATTTTGTCGGTCGAAAGGGTTGCTCTGAAATTGCATCTGACATCGAGACGTTTGCAGAAGAGTTTGGCATGGACAACAAGTTCACTGAGAGGAAAAAGACTGTGCGGCATACAAATGATAATCCTTAA
- the LOC123152093 gene encoding probable protein S-acyltransferase 7 isoform X2, translating to MYGNCGFKIFFLGGRLIFGPDVRSLIATVCLIVIPVIIFAAVVSPQLAHGYQNQIGGWVASVSIIFTAYILVLLLLTSGRDPGIVPRNSHPPEPEDIGESSNLSDWPGGQHGSAGLPLTKDVIVNGVLVKVKYCHTCMLYRPPRCSHCSICNNCVERFDHHCPWVGQCIGKRNYRFFLMFVSSATVLCIYVFTFCWVNIGKIMDTHECTFGRAILKSPISAILMLYTFVAVWFVGGLTSFHLYLISTNQTTYENFRYRYDRRSNPYNRGLVQNFIEILCSRIPSSRNNFRAKANEDSAAFASTLSMGWVLSPPKMSVDLEMGTKRQAVGAEDMEDLHSQIGSSMGLERCGTEPPHFVGRKGCSEIASDIETFAEEFGMDNKFTERKKTVRHTNDNP from the exons ATGTACGGGAATTGTGGATTTAAG ATATTTTTTCTTGGAGGGAGACTTATTTTTGGGCCTGATGTGAGGTCACTCATAGCCACAGTATGTTTAATTGTCATCCCAGTGATCATCTTTGCTGCCGTTGTTTCTCCACAGCTTGCCCATGGGTACCAAAATCAAATTGGAGGTTGGGTGGCATCTGTATCTATCATCTTTACAGCATAT ATTCTCGTTCTTCTGCTTCTCACGTCTGGACGTGATCCTGGAATTGTTCCGCGTAATTCTCATCCTCCGGAACCAGAAGACATTGGTGAATCCTCCAACTTATCAGATTGGCCAGGTGGTCAACATGGCTCAGCTGGTTTACCACTCACCAAGGACGTTATTGTCAATGGTGTTTTAGTTAAGGTCAAATATTGCCATACATGTATGCTTTATCGTCCACCAAGGTGCTCCCATTGCTCAATCTGCAATAACTGTGTCGAACGTTTTGATCACCactgtccttgggtagggcagtgtATTGGAAAG AGAAACTACCGCTTCTTCCTTATGTTTGTATCTTCAGCAACTGTGCTATGCATATACGTGTTCACATTCTGCTGGGTCAACATCGGGAAAATAATGGACACCCATGAGTGCACATTTGGTAGAGCTATCTTGAAGTCGCCCATCTCCGCCATTCTCATGTTATACACATTCGTTGCTGTGTGGTTTGTCGGAGGATTGACCTCATTCCACCTCTACTTGATTTCCACCAATCAG ACTACTTATGAGAACTTCCGGTACCGCTACGATAGGAGAAGCAATCCTTACAACCGTGGGCTGGTCCAAAATTTCATCGAGATCCTATGCTCAAGGATTCCCAGCTCCAGAAACAATTTCAGGGCTAAAGCTAACGAGGATTCTGCAGCCTTCGCCTCAACACTTAGCATGGGGTGGGTCCTAAGCCCGCCGAAGATGAGCGTGGACCTTGAGATGGGCACGAAGAGGCAAGCTGTGGGTGCAGAAGACATGGAGGACTTACACAGCCAGATTGGCAGTTCTATGGGGCTTGAGCGATGCGGCACAGAACCCCCACATTTTGTCGGTCGAAAGGGTTGCTCTGAAATTGCATCTGACATCGAGACGTTTGCAGAAGAGTTTGGCATGGACAACAAGTTCACTGAGAGGAAAAAGACTGTGCGGCATACAAATGATAATCCTTAA
- the LOC123152095 gene encoding spermidine synthase 1 encodes MEAETAAKRARENEGAAAADGAGEQAGISAVIPGWFSEISPMWPGEAHSLKVEKVLFQGKSDYQDVLVFQSSTYGKVLVLDGVIQVTERDECAYQEMITHLPLCSIKDPKKVLVIGGGDGGVLREVSRHSSVEQIDICEIDKMVVDVSKQFFPHLALGFEDPRVSLHIGDGVAFLKNAPEGTYDAVIVDSSDPVGPAQELFEKPFFESVSRALRPGGVVCTQAESIWLHMHIIEDIVTNCRQVFKGSVNYAWTTVPTYPSGVIGFMLCSTEGPSVDFQHPVFSIEEDEYSTKSKGPLKFYNSEFHTASFCLPSFARRVIEAKAN; translated from the exons ATGgaggccgagacggcggcgaaGAGGGCGCGGGAGAACGAGGGCGCTGCGGCGGCGGACGGAGCCGGGGAGCAGGCGGGGATCTCCGCCGTCATCCCCGGATGGTTCTCCGAGATCAGCCCCATGtggcccggcgaggcgcactcgcTCAAGGTGGAGAAGGTCCTGTTCCAAGGCAAGTCGGACTACCAAGACGTGCTGGTTTTCCAGTCCTCCACCTACGGGAAGGTGCTCGTCCTGGATGGGGTGATCCAGGTGACCGAGAGGGACGAGTGCGCCTACCAGGAGATGATCACCCACCTCCCTCTCTGCTCAATCAAAGACCCCAAGAAGGTCCTGGTCATCGGGGGCGGGGACGGCGGCGTTCTGCGTGAGGTCTCGCGGCACTCCTCGGTGGAGCAGATCGACATCTGCGAGATCGACAAGATGGTGGTCGATGTGTCCAAGCAGTTCTTCCCTCATCTGGCCCTCGGGTTCGAGGACCCTCGCGTCTCCCTGCACATCGGCGACGGCGTCGCCTTCCTGAAGAATGCTCCAGAGGGCACCTACGATGCGGTTATCGTCGATTCCTCCGACCCAGTAGGCCCTGCCCAGGAGCTGTTCGAGAAGCCGTTCTTTGAGTCCGTCTCCAGGGCTCTGCGTCCGGGCGGGGTCGTCTGCACCCAGGCGGAGAGCATATGGCTGCACATGCACATCATAGAGGACATCGTCACCAACTGTCGCCAGGTTTTCAAAGGCTCGGTGAACTACGCATGGACTACGGTGCCCACATACCCAAG CGGAGTGATAGGTTTCATGCTCTGCTCCACGGAGGGGCCTAGTGTTGATTTCCAGCACCCTGTCTTCAGCATTGAAGAGGACGAATACTCCACAAAATCCAAGGGGCCGCTCAAGTTCTACAATTCTGAGTTCCACACTGCATCGTTTTGTTTGCCATCATTTGCGAGGAGGGTCATTGAGGCCAAGGCTAACTAG